The genomic region ACGCTGGGCAGGCTCCGTTGCATGTATCTGGTCACGCTCAGGCGCATGAGTTGAAGATGATGATGCAGCTGACCAGACCAACCTACTTCTATCCTGTGCATGGCGAATACCGTAATCTGATCGAACATCGTGATCTGGCGGTCTCTGCCGGTATCCCGACTGATCATACAGTCATCGCTGAGAACGGATACAGCGTGATTGTTGATGAGGATGGCGTGCGACAGGGGCCGGAATTCCATGCCGGAGCTGTATTTGTTGATGGTGATGCCCGTGACGAAATTGATGGCATTGTCTTGCGTGATCGGCGTGTGCTGGCCGATGATGGTATGATCTCAGCCTTTGTGCTGCTCAGTAAACATGAAGGCAAACTACTCGGTGAACCGGAGCTGGTGGCGCGTGGTGTGCTGCATGAGGATGTCAGTGAGGAGGTGCTGGAGGCTGCAGGTAAAGCACTGCGTCACTTCCTTGAAGGTATGGATAAAGAGTGGCTTACGGATATGGATGCTGCCAAAGAGGAAGTACGTATCTTCCTGCGTCGCTGGTGTAAAAAACATATTGGTCGCAGACCGATGGTGCTGCCCATCGTGCTGGCACTGTAAGTTGGGCTACAAGGAGACCTGATGGATGTTCGTCTGTTAGTTCGCGAATCACTGGCGCTGTTGATTGCCGGCATAGTTATTGTGCTGGTATTGGCGATGTACAGCTTTTCGCCACTGGATCCATCACTGAATCGTGAAACCGGAGATGCAGCACAAAATCTGACCGGCATGGTCGGGGCTTACGCCTCTGATTTTATCTATCAGCTGTTTGGTTATGCCGGTTGGTTATGGGTCACGCTGCTGGTGGTGTTGACCATACGTATTGGCTGGGGTCACAAGCCCTATATGGGCAGCTGGACTTCGCTGTTCTGGTTGCCTGTTGCGCTGTCGATGGCAGCACTGATGCATGCCCATATTCCTGCCGGTTCTGCGGTTGATCTTCTTCAGCTTCCGGCTACACCCGGTGGCGCCTTGGGTGCGATGCTGGACACTGCACTGCTTGAGCCACTGCGTAGTATTGGTCGGGATGTACTGCTGTTGACACTGCTGCTTGCCAGCCTTGTTGCCGCCACCCATCTCTCGCTGCTGATGTTGTTGCAGAAGTGTTATCAGGGCTTGGCCTTTGCTGCCTTTTATCTGTTAAGCCTTGTGCAGGGGCTCTTCTCCAAGGCTTCTGAACGCAAGGATCGCATGGAAGCGCGGGAAGTGCGTAAAGAGGTTCGTAAGGCTCGTCCTAAGCGGGCAGCCAAAACTGAACCCGAAGTGACCAAACCTGCCAGGGTCAATGTATCACGTCAGGCCAAGGTACAGCAGCAGGCCGAACTGGCATTTTTTGATTCCAGTGAGTCAGGTTTCAAGTTGCCCTCACTGAATATCTATGGTCGGGGAGAGGGGGGGCAGAAGTCCCACAACCCTGAGGCGATGCAGGCGATCGCTCGCATGCTGGAGAAGAAGCTGCTCGACTATAAGGTGGATGGACAGGTACTTGCCGTGCATCCGGGACCCGTGGTGACGCAGTTTGAGATGGAGCCGTCACCGGGTACCAAAGTGAACCGAATTATTGCCCTGCAGGATGATCTGGCCCGCTCCATGGCTGCGGTCAGTGTGCGCGTCGCGGGTAATATTCCGGGTAAAAATGTGATCGGTATTGAGCTGCCGAATGAGGAGCGGGAGATGGTGGTGATTCACCAGGTGCTCTCCAGCAAAGAGTTCGCCAACCGCAAACATATTCTGCCGATTGCGCTCGGCGTTGATATTTCAGGGCAGCCGGTGGTGGCTGATCTGGCCCGCATGCCGCATCTGCTGGTGGCCGGTACAACAGGTTCGGGTAAGTCGGTAGCGATCAACGCGATGATCTGTTCACTGCTGATGGTGAAGACACCGCAGGATCTGCGCATGATTCTTGTTGATCCGAAGATGCTGGAACTCTCGGTTTACGATGATATTCCGCATCTGCTGGTGCCGGTGGTGACCAATCCGCATAAAGCGGCCAAGGCACTGGCATGGGCAGTGTATGAGATGGAGCGTCGCTATCAGCTGATGAGTGATGCCAAAGTGCGTAATATTGATGGTTATAACAAGGCTGCCGAGAAAGAGGAAGATACAGAGCGTCTGCCCTATATTGTTATTGTTATTGATGAGCTGGCCGATCTGATGATGGTGGCAGGTAAAGAGGTGGAGCAGTCGATCTGTCGTATCGCTCAGAAGGCGAGGGCGGCGGGTCTGCATCTGGTGCTGGCAACGCAGCGA from Mariprofundus sp. NF harbors:
- a CDS encoding DNA translocase FtsK, which produces MDVRLLVRESLALLIAGIVIVLVLAMYSFSPLDPSLNRETGDAAQNLTGMVGAYASDFIYQLFGYAGWLWVTLLVVLTIRIGWGHKPYMGSWTSLFWLPVALSMAALMHAHIPAGSAVDLLQLPATPGGALGAMLDTALLEPLRSIGRDVLLLTLLLASLVAATHLSLLMLLQKCYQGLAFAAFYLLSLVQGLFSKASERKDRMEAREVRKEVRKARPKRAAKTEPEVTKPARVNVSRQAKVQQQAELAFFDSSESGFKLPSLNIYGRGEGGQKSHNPEAMQAIARMLEKKLLDYKVDGQVLAVHPGPVVTQFEMEPSPGTKVNRIIALQDDLARSMAAVSVRVAGNIPGKNVIGIELPNEEREMVVIHQVLSSKEFANRKHILPIALGVDISGQPVVADLARMPHLLVAGTTGSGKSVAINAMICSLLMVKTPQDLRMILVDPKMLELSVYDDIPHLLVPVVTNPHKAAKALAWAVYEMERRYQLMSDAKVRNIDGYNKAAEKEEDTERLPYIVIVIDELADLMMVAGKEVEQSICRIAQKARAAGLHLVLATQRPSVDVITGLIKANLPSRLSFQVSSKIDSRTILDQMGAEQLLGNGDSLFLSGGRDLKRVHGAFVSDAEVIDLVDHLKEQGEPDYREEVFEAPTADDAGGPGGMSGEEHDEKYDEAAALVIEKGQCSVSMVQRYLRIGYNRASRLVEQMEREGLVSEPKSGGMRKVLARSESDGGGVFE